One part of the Helicobacter cetorum MIT 99-5656 genome encodes these proteins:
- a CDS encoding 1-acyl-sn-glycerol-3-phosphate acyltransferase translates to MKSNSLRAIYRALVIAIGLAIIIVLNYFNRKNNNARSTRKTCASFFALTGITLEKVGEFDTDAKLIVLNHQSLLDIIYLEAYHPNNICWIAKKELGEIPFYGHALTDTEMILIDRDDKKGLVSLLKACKEKLNQNRPLVIFPEGTRGKGQEKFLPFKQGAKIIAEKFQLKIQPMVLINSIKVFNSKPLEAYKTRTKLVMLESYTPDFNAPTWYEELEKRMQTEYLKHYHELNA, encoded by the coding sequence ATGAAGTCAAATAGCTTAAGGGCGATTTATAGAGCCTTAGTTATCGCTATAGGACTAGCCATTATCATTGTTTTGAATTACTTCAATCGTAAGAATAACAACGCGCGCTCCACTCGTAAAACCTGTGCGAGCTTTTTTGCTCTCACAGGCATTACTTTAGAAAAAGTAGGCGAATTTGATACAGATGCAAAACTCATTGTCCTAAACCACCAAAGCTTGCTAGACATCATTTACCTAGAAGCCTACCACCCTAACAATATTTGCTGGATTGCTAAAAAAGAGCTTGGAGAAATCCCTTTTTATGGGCATGCCCTAACAGATACTGAGATGATTTTAATAGATAGAGATGATAAAAAGGGGCTTGTAAGTCTCTTAAAAGCTTGTAAAGAAAAGTTGAACCAAAACCGACCTTTAGTGATTTTCCCTGAAGGCACTAGGGGTAAAGGACAAGAAAAATTTCTACCCTTTAAGCAAGGGGCAAAAATTATCGCTGAAAAATTCCAGCTCAAAATCCAGCCTATGGTTTTAATCAATTCTATTAAAGTTTTCAATTCTAAGCCTTTAGAAGCCTATAAAACCCGCACTAAACTAGTTATGCTAGAGAGCTATACGCCTGATTTTAATGCACCGACTTGGTATGAAGAATTAGAAAAACGCATGCAAACAGAATATTTGAAACATTACCACGAGCTAAATGCTTAA
- a CDS encoding type II restriction endonuclease, with product MFEKLDLKFKKQTFNKQKDISKNQTSEFDLPLVNAKNGDNGIMYYGRSSDFESAEMTIDIVNDGAVSTANVYPQPLKTGVLYNAYLIKPNFTPTKEILLFFVPCIYKAIKLKFSYENKASWNKVKNELITLPTTKHSNIDFNFMHALINALQKQIIKAVVEYNELKIKATKQIIEKEKNDSFLK from the coding sequence TTGTTTGAAAAATTAGACTTAAAATTTAAGAAACAAACCTTTAATAAACAAAAGGATATTTCAAAAAACCAAACGAGCGAGTTTGATTTACCGCTTGTCAATGCTAAAAATGGCGATAATGGAATTATGTATTATGGTAGGTCAAGCGATTTTGAAAGTGCGGAAATGACAATTGATATTGTCAATGATGGGGCGGTTTCAACTGCAAATGTTTATCCGCAACCGCTTAAAACAGGCGTTCTTTACAATGCTTATTTAATAAAACCAAATTTCACACCAACGAAAGAAATACTATTATTTTTTGTGCCTTGTATTTATAAGGCTATTAAATTAAAATTTAGTTATGAAAATAAGGCAAGCTGGAACAAAGTTAAAAACGAATTAATCACCCTACCCACCACTAAACACAGCAATATAGACTTTAATTTCATGCACGCTCTCATCAACGCCCTACAAAAGCAAATCATCAAAGCCGTAGTAGAATATAACGAACTCAAAATCAAAGCCACAAAACAAATCATAGAAAAAGAAAAAAACGATAGCTTTTTAAAATAA
- a CDS encoding TerC family protein, with protein MEFLHPLLGALSTIHGVVSLITLTLLEIILGIDNIIFIMVVVYKLPKHQQNKARVLGLGLAMLTRIMLLGSLFFISHLQKPLFVVASMSFSGRDMVLLLGGTFLVIKALLELKEQVSLKDSKTETRSKKSFLLTLIEIMLIDIVFSLDSVITAIGIAKHLEIMALAIILAVVVMMFFSQMIGDFIEKHYRVKTLAFVFLLFVGMSLFLEGLHLHINKNYLYIGIGFALLVECLNIFIEKTLQNPKN; from the coding sequence ATGGAGTTTCTACATCCACTCTTAGGCGCTCTTTCTACAATCCATGGCGTAGTGTCTTTGATTACACTCACGCTCTTAGAAATCATTCTAGGAATTGACAACATCATTTTTATTATGGTGGTAGTCTATAAACTCCCTAAGCACCAGCAGAACAAGGCTAGGGTTTTGGGCTTAGGCTTAGCTATGCTTACTCGTATAATGCTCTTAGGAAGCTTATTTTTCATCAGCCATTTACAAAAACCCTTGTTTGTAGTGGCGAGCATGAGTTTTTCAGGGCGTGATATGGTGCTGCTTCTTGGGGGGACATTCCTAGTCATTAAGGCATTATTAGAATTGAAAGAACAAGTTTCTTTAAAAGATTCAAAAACTGAAACACGCTCCAAAAAATCCTTTCTATTGACTTTAATAGAAATCATGCTTATAGACATTGTCTTTTCTTTAGATTCCGTGATTACCGCCATTGGTATTGCGAAGCACTTAGAAATTATGGCGCTAGCCATTATTTTAGCGGTAGTGGTGATGATGTTTTTTTCTCAAATGATTGGCGATTTCATTGAAAAGCACTATCGGGTCAAAACCCTAGCCTTTGTGTTTTTACTCTTTGTGGGCATGAGCCTATTTTTAGAAGGCTTGCACCTACACATCAATAAGAATTATTTGTATATTGGCATAGGGTTTGCCCTACTGGTAGAATGCCTAAACATTTTCATAGAAAAAACGCTTCAAAATCCTAAGAATTAA
- a CDS encoding phosphoglycerate kinase, protein MLAKMSFMQNVKNIQEVEVKNKRVLIRVDFNVPLDENLNITDDTRIRESLPTIQFCIDNKAKDIILVSHLGRPKGVEEKLSLKPFLKRLERLLNHEVIFSQNITQLQHTLKEKSQARIFLLENIRFLKGEEENDNNLAKELASLCDVFVNDAFGTSHRKHASTYGAAQFAPIKVSGFLLKKEIDSFYQAFNHPLRPLLLIVGGAKVSSKLTLLKNILDLIDKLIIAGAMSNTFLKALGYDVKDSLVEDALLGEALELLKSAKEKKVKVYLPIDAVTTDDILNPKQIKISPVQDIEPKHKIADIGPASVKLFSEVIESAPTIIWNGPLGVHEKQEFARGTTFLAHKIADTYAFSLIGGGDTIDAINRAGEKDNMSFISTGGGASLELLEGKILPCFEVLDKRH, encoded by the coding sequence ATGTTAGCTAAAATGTCGTTTATGCAAAATGTTAAAAACATTCAAGAAGTAGAAGTTAAGAATAAAAGGGTGCTAATTAGAGTGGATTTTAATGTGCCTTTAGATGAAAACCTTAATATCACTGATGACACACGCATAAGAGAGAGTCTCCCTACCATTCAATTTTGTATTGATAATAAGGCTAAAGATATTATTTTGGTCAGCCATTTAGGTCGTCCTAAGGGCGTTGAAGAGAAATTGAGCTTAAAGCCCTTTTTAAAACGCCTTGAAAGGCTATTGAACCACGAAGTGATTTTTTCACAGAATATCACGCAATTACAACATACTCTAAAAGAAAAATCGCAAGCAAGGATTTTTCTTTTAGAAAATATTCGTTTTCTAAAGGGTGAAGAAGAAAATGACAACAATCTAGCTAAAGAATTAGCGAGCCTGTGCGATGTGTTTGTTAATGATGCCTTTGGCACAAGCCACAGAAAGCATGCAAGCACTTATGGGGCGGCTCAATTTGCCCCCATTAAGGTGAGCGGATTTTTACTCAAAAAAGAAATTGATTCTTTTTATCAAGCGTTTAACCACCCCTTACGCCCCCTATTATTAATCGTGGGGGGAGCTAAGGTCAGCTCTAAACTCACTCTATTAAAAAACATTTTAGATTTAATTGACAAGCTCATTATTGCTGGGGCGATGAGCAACACCTTCTTAAAAGCCTTAGGTTATGATGTAAAGGATTCTCTAGTAGAAGATGCTTTATTAGGAGAAGCCCTAGAATTATTAAAGAGTGCGAAAGAAAAAAAAGTCAAAGTCTATTTGCCCATAGATGCTGTTACAACTGATGATATTTTAAATCCTAAACAAATCAAAATTTCACCCGTTCAAGATATTGAGCCTAAGCATAAAATCGCTGATATAGGACCTGCGAGCGTGAAGTTATTCTCTGAAGTCATAGAGAGCGCACCTACCATTATATGGAATGGTCCCTTGGGTGTGCATGAAAAACAAGAATTTGCTAGAGGAACAACCTTTTTAGCTCATAAAATCGCTGACACTTACGCCTTTTCTCTCATCGGTGGGGGTGATACTATTGATGCGATTAATCGTGCGGGTGAAAAGGATAACATGAGCTTTATTTCTACAGGTGGGGGGGCGAGTTTGGAGCTGTTAGAAGGTAAGATTCTACCTTGTTTTGAGGTTTTAGATAAGCGTCATTAA
- a CDS encoding DNA-methyltransferase: MDFLQTHLNSIIEGDCLEKLQDFPNKSIDFIFADPPYFMQTEGELKRFEGTKFQGVEDSWDKFSSFEEYDTFCLAWLKECQRVLKDNGSICVIGSFQNIYRLGYLMQNLGFWILNDIIWYKSNPVPNFAGKRLCNAHETLIWCAKHKNSRVTFNYKTMKYLNNDKQEKSVWQIPICIGNERLKDAEGKKVHSTQKPEALLKKIILSATKPKDIILDPFFGTGTTGAVAKSMNRFFIGIEKDYSYIKEATKRLDNIIDKSDSITNLDLETKPPKIPMSLLISKQLLKIGDFLYSPNKEKICQVLENGNVKDSQNYETSIHKMSAKYLNKINHNGWKFFYAYYQNEFLLLDELRYICQKEF, translated from the coding sequence ATGGATTTTTTACAAACACACTTAAACTCTATCATAGAGGGGGATTGTTTAGAAAAACTACAAGATTTTCCTAATAAAAGCATTGATTTTATCTTTGCTGACCCCCCATATTTTATGCAAACAGAAGGGGAATTAAAACGCTTTGAAGGCACAAAATTTCAAGGTGTTGAGGATAGTTGGGATAAATTTAGCTCTTTTGAAGAATACGATACATTTTGCTTAGCTTGGCTAAAAGAATGCCAAAGAGTTTTAAAAGATAATGGCAGTATTTGCGTGATAGGGAGTTTTCAAAATATTTATCGTTTGGGGTATTTAATGCAAAATCTAGGATTTTGGATACTCAACGATATTATTTGGTATAAAAGTAATCCTGTGCCTAATTTTGCTGGCAAAAGACTATGTAATGCCCATGAGACGCTTATTTGGTGTGCTAAACACAAAAATAGTAGAGTTACTTTTAATTACAAAACAATGAAATATCTTAATAATGATAAACAAGAAAAATCAGTGTGGCAAATTCCTATTTGTATTGGCAATGAAAGATTAAAAGATGCAGAAGGCAAAAAAGTGCATTCTACTCAAAAGCCAGAGGCGCTTTTAAAAAAAATTATTTTAAGTGCGACTAAACCTAAAGATATTATTTTAGACCCCTTTTTTGGCACAGGCACAACAGGAGCTGTGGCTAAGTCTATGAATAGATTTTTTATTGGCATTGAAAAAGATTATTCTTATATCAAAGAGGCTACAAAACGCCTTGATAATATTATTGATAAAAGCGATTCTATCACTAATTTAGATTTGGAAACTAAGCCCCCAAAAATTCCTATGAGTCTTTTAATTTCCAAACAATTGCTCAAAATTGGGGATTTTTTATATTCGCCTAACAAAGAAAAAATTTGTCAAGTTTTAGAAAATGGTAATGTAAAGGATAGCCAAAATTATGAAACTTCTATCCATAAAATGAGTGCCAAATATTTAAATAAAATCAATCATAATGGCTGGAAATTTTTTTATGCGTATTATCAAAATGAATTTTTATTACTAGATGAATTGCGTTATATTTGTCAAAAGGAGTTTTAA
- a CDS encoding SH3 domain-containing protein — MACFCTHSMKIIKAIGSILAVFMVFLYAEPEEEIKPKVAYLKVSHLENLENTPVYIGQTIGVTYELLLFDAQFLEAKIEGELDETQIEPLSKMPKWRKVEKELFKTTYYYKIKGMKANIPALKVSAFSNKDKYIDYSTAPSVALQVTDLSQNPRYAGIMAKNLEVVQYKTKDYDDENNILVMELAFRGANWEDFSVKEAIKQGFDNASLNQSKAKEGSVFYYCVLPKHIQSLSFDYFSLENKEFQTLSFSVIPTQESVITQDELVPKNNFLIFSNIALLVLCVFFLVLFLIFGRKLIFLLLGVLCLGFALYNLWLTQRSATLLAQKEIRILPTQNSTILGVSKNNMPIKILDSHNNYYKILTPHEQIGWVKKNEVK; from the coding sequence ATGGCTTGTTTTTGCACGCATTCAATGAAAATAATAAAAGCTATCGGCTCGATTTTAGCAGTTTTTATGGTGTTCTTGTATGCAGAGCCAGAAGAAGAAATCAAGCCAAAAGTAGCTTATCTCAAAGTCTCTCATTTAGAAAATTTAGAAAATACACCGGTTTATATAGGACAAACCATAGGTGTAACCTACGAATTATTGTTGTTTGATGCTCAATTTTTGGAAGCCAAAATAGAAGGCGAACTAGATGAAACGCAAATTGAACCTTTAAGCAAAATGCCTAAATGGAGAAAAGTTGAAAAAGAGCTGTTTAAAACGACCTATTACTACAAGATTAAGGGCATGAAGGCTAATATACCAGCCCTAAAAGTCAGTGCGTTTTCTAATAAGGACAAGTATATAGACTATTCTACAGCCCCAAGTGTGGCTTTACAAGTAACCGATTTATCGCAAAACCCCCGCTATGCAGGGATTATGGCAAAGAATTTGGAAGTGGTGCAATACAAGACAAAAGATTATGATGATGAAAATAATATTTTGGTTATGGAATTGGCGTTTAGGGGGGCGAATTGGGAAGATTTTAGCGTTAAAGAAGCGATTAAACAAGGTTTTGATAACGCTTCTTTGAATCAGAGCAAGGCTAAAGAAGGAAGCGTGTTTTATTATTGTGTGTTGCCTAAACACATTCAAAGCCTTTCGTTTGATTACTTTTCGCTTGAAAATAAGGAATTTCAAACCTTGTCTTTTTCAGTTATTCCCACTCAAGAAAGCGTGATAACTCAAGATGAATTAGTGCCTAAAAATAATTTTTTAATCTTTTCTAATATCGCATTATTAGTTTTATGCGTGTTTTTCTTGGTGCTATTTTTGATTTTTGGACGCAAACTCATTTTTTTATTGCTTGGAGTTTTGTGCTTGGGATTTGCTCTATATAATCTCTGGCTCACGCAACGCTCAGCTACTTTGCTCGCTCAAAAAGAAATCCGCATTTTACCCACGCAAAATTCTACGATTTTAGGCGTTTCTAAAAATAACATGCCTATTAAAATCCTAGACTCGCACAACAATTACTATAAAATCTTAACTCCGCATGAACAAATAGGATGGGTGAAGAAAAATGAAGTCAAATAG
- the corA gene encoding magnesium/cobalt transporter CorA, whose translation MVNVFFKQQEFVIKKRFNDFNGFDIGKNEVLWFELINPTPSELAILSQEYAIHYNADNSQRISSVTKYWEDSSSVTINAFFANQDEGESFHTEMATFILSNNILFTIYYGTLEIFDAIQKKVLASPKKFEDGFDVLTKVFEVYFEKGVECLEWINKQTSLLRKDIIFKKTSCMHDNVLVRLSNLQEFNVALRDSFFDKRRIITALLRSNKVDSDTKNNLNIILKDFSSLVESATINLNSLDNIQNLFASQVNVEQNEIIKLFTVATMAMMPPTLIGTIYGMNFKFMPELEWQYGYLFALIIMAVSTILPVIYFKKKGWL comes from the coding sequence ATGGTGAATGTGTTTTTCAAGCAACAAGAATTTGTCATCAAAAAACGCTTTAATGATTTTAATGGTTTTGATATAGGGAAAAATGAAGTTCTGTGGTTTGAGCTTATCAACCCCACGCCAAGTGAATTAGCCATCTTAAGCCAAGAATACGCTATCCACTACAACGCAGACAATTCTCAGCGTATCTCATCGGTAACAAAATACTGGGAAGATAGCTCAAGCGTTACTATCAACGCCTTTTTTGCTAATCAAGATGAAGGCGAGAGTTTCCACACTGAAATGGCAACCTTTATTTTATCTAACAACATTCTTTTCACCATTTACTACGGCACTTTAGAGATTTTTGACGCTATCCAAAAGAAAGTTCTAGCAAGCCCTAAAAAATTTGAAGACGGATTTGATGTTTTAACCAAAGTCTTTGAAGTGTATTTTGAAAAAGGGGTAGAATGCCTAGAGTGGATAAACAAGCAAACAAGCCTGTTGCGTAAAGACATCATTTTTAAAAAAACTTCATGCATGCATGACAATGTTTTGGTGCGTTTGTCTAATTTGCAAGAGTTTAATGTAGCCTTAAGGGATTCTTTTTTTGACAAACGCCGCATTATTACCGCATTACTAAGAAGCAACAAAGTGGATAGCGATACCAAAAATAATTTAAATATTATTCTAAAAGATTTCAGCTCTTTAGTGGAGTCTGCAACCATTAATCTCAACTCATTAGACAACATTCAAAATCTATTCGCTTCTCAAGTGAATGTGGAGCAAAATGAGATTATCAAGCTCTTTACCGTGGCGACAATGGCGATGATGCCCCCCACTCTTATTGGCACCATTTATGGCATGAATTTCAAATTCATGCCTGAGTTAGAATGGCAGTATGGCTATCTTTTTGCCTTGATTATCATGGCGGTCTCTACGATTCTACCTGTGATTTATTTTAAGAAAAAAGGCTGGCTATAG
- a CDS encoding HpyAIV family type II restriction enzyme, with the protein MDYQKFNNIFNHIIFCKSNPKADLLINIAKHSERYLGIFRPTKTKTKLLQSLLVSREIKFGKAFECLVGKYLKEYKFDTSPDKYEVLLQKALEIDQLAKKDNTYYFIEQKMRDDHDSAKKRGQIENFKEKLKLLINRYGENIKGYFYFIDDCLAKNKKYYEEELQKLSFKYKVPLKLCYGRELFEFLNIPQVWSEILEYLVQWRETLPDLPSLNFDKYFSESFEEIKDLPPNIYRKLLDNDEIFENIVLMLFPKRKVLEMLVEHFRQQDETIYRQLASKLANKLSYHSK; encoded by the coding sequence ATGGATTATCAAAAATTTAACAATATTTTTAATCATATTATTTTTTGCAAATCTAATCCCAAGGCAGATTTACTTATTAATATTGCTAAACACTCTGAACGCTATTTGGGTATTTTTAGACCTACTAAAACCAAAACAAAGTTATTGCAAAGCTTACTAGTTTCTCGTGAAATTAAATTTGGTAAAGCATTTGAATGCTTGGTTGGTAAATACTTAAAGGAATATAAGTTTGATACTTCTCCTGATAAATATGAAGTTTTGTTACAGAAAGCTTTAGAAATAGATCAGCTTGCAAAAAAAGATAATACTTATTATTTTATAGAACAAAAAATGCGAGATGACCATGATAGTGCTAAGAAACGAGGACAGATAGAGAATTTTAAAGAAAAACTAAAATTGTTAATCAATCGTTATGGCGAAAATATTAAGGGTTATTTTTATTTTATAGATGATTGTTTGGCTAAAAATAAAAAATATTATGAAGAAGAATTGCAAAAATTGTCGTTTAAATATAAAGTTCCCTTAAAATTATGCTATGGTAGAGAATTATTTGAATTTCTTAATATCCCCCAAGTTTGGAGTGAGATTTTAGAATATTTAGTGCAATGGCGTGAAACTTTGCCGGATTTACCTAGTTTGAATTTTGATAAATATTTTTCAGAGAGCTTTGAAGAAATCAAAGATTTACCCCCAAATATTTATAGAAAGCTTTTAGATAATGATGAGATTTTTGAGAATATTGTTTTAATGTTATTTCCAAAAAGAAAGGTTTTAGAAATGTTAGTAGAACATTTTAGACAACAAGATGAAACGATTTATCGGCAATTAGCATCAAAGTTAGCAAACAAATTATCCTATCATTCAAAATAG
- the ung gene encoding uracil-DNA glycosylase, with protein MKLFDYAPLSLLWREFLQSEFKKPYFLEIEKRYLEALESPNTIFPKSSNLFNALNLTPPHAVKIILLGQDPYHSTYLENNNELPVAMGLSFSVNINAPIPPSLRNIYKELHANLGVPIACCGDLSAWAKRGMLLLNAILSVEKHKAASHKHIGWERFSDRILERLFETTTPLIVVLLGQVAQKKSALIPSNKHIVITAPHPSPLARGFLGSGVFSNIQKAYREIYHTDFDFSL; from the coding sequence ATGAAACTTTTTGATTACGCCCCTTTGAGCCTACTTTGGCGAGAGTTTCTACAAAGCGAATTTAAAAAGCCCTATTTCTTAGAAATAGAAAAACGCTATTTAGAAGCCCTAGAAAGCCCTAATACTATCTTTCCTAAAAGCTCAAATTTGTTTAACGCTCTTAATTTAACACCCCCCCATGCCGTTAAAATCATTCTCTTAGGACAAGACCCCTACCATTCCACCTACCTAGAAAATAACAATGAATTACCTGTAGCCATGGGGTTAAGCTTTAGTGTAAATATTAACGCTCCTATTCCACCAAGCCTACGAAATATCTATAAAGAATTGCATGCGAATTTAGGCGTGCCTATCGCTTGTTGCGGGGATTTGAGCGCATGGGCTAAAAGGGGTATGTTGTTATTAAACGCCATTTTAAGCGTAGAAAAGCACAAAGCCGCTTCGCACAAGCATATTGGCTGGGAACGCTTTAGCGATAGGATATTAGAACGCCTTTTTGAAACCACCACCCCCTTAATCGTGGTGTTATTAGGACAGGTCGCTCAAAAAAAGAGCGCATTAATTCCGTCTAATAAACACATCGTTATCACAGCACCACATCCTAGCCCATTAGCTAGGGGGTTTTTAGGGAGTGGGGTTTTTTCAAACATTCAAAAAGCTTACAGAGAGATTTATCACACGGATTTTGACTTCAGCTTGTAA
- a CDS encoding S41 family peptidase: MAKRLFKGLLGVSLSLALCVTLYGGETKEKKPVKENPQELAAKRVEAFNRFTNVVSEIEKKYVDKISISEIMTKAIEGLLSNLDAHSAYLNEKKFKEFQAQTDGEFGGLGITVGLRDGVLTVIAPLEGTPAYKAGVKSGDSILKINKDSTLNMSIDDAINLMRGKPKTPIQITVVRKNEPKPLVFNIVRDIIKVKSVYVKKIETTPYLYVRVNSFDRNVTQSVLDGLKANPKTKGIVLDLRGNPGGLLNQAVGLSNLFIKEGVLVSQKGKTKEENLEYKANGRAPYANLPVAVLVNGGSASASEIVAGALQDHKRAVIIGENTFGKGSVQMLLPVNKNEAIKITTARYYLPSGRTIQATGIKPDILIYPGKVPENENKFSLKEADLKHHLEQELKKLDTKDPTSKNTDKNKKSEEEKDITPKMVGNDIQLKVAIDSLKTWSIIDEKAQKKK, from the coding sequence ATGGCAAAACGACTTTTTAAGGGGTTGTTAGGGGTTTCTCTTTCTTTAGCTCTTTGTGTAACTCTATATGGTGGCGAGACTAAGGAAAAAAAGCCAGTTAAAGAAAATCCGCAAGAATTAGCGGCTAAAAGGGTTGAAGCGTTCAATCGTTTCACTAATGTGGTTTCAGAAATTGAAAAAAAGTATGTGGATAAAATCAGCATTTCTGAGATTATGACAAAAGCTATTGAAGGCTTGCTCTCTAACTTGGACGCGCATTCGGCGTATTTGAACGAAAAGAAGTTTAAAGAATTTCAAGCCCAAACTGATGGCGAATTTGGTGGGCTTGGAATCACAGTGGGCTTGCGCGATGGTGTTTTAACCGTTATTGCCCCCCTAGAAGGCACGCCAGCTTATAAGGCTGGGGTTAAGTCAGGCGATAGCATTTTAAAAATCAATAAAGACAGCACGCTTAATATGAGTATTGATGATGCTATCAATCTTATGCGTGGCAAGCCAAAGACTCCTATTCAAATCACTGTAGTGAGAAAAAACGAGCCAAAACCCTTAGTGTTTAATATTGTTAGAGATATTATCAAAGTCAAATCTGTGTATGTGAAAAAAATTGAAACAACCCCTTATTTATATGTTAGGGTAAATTCCTTTGATAGAAATGTTACTCAATCCGTTTTAGATGGGCTAAAAGCTAATCCTAAAACCAAAGGAATCGTGCTAGATTTAAGGGGAAATCCAGGGGGACTGCTCAATCAAGCGGTGGGCTTGTCTAACCTATTCATCAAAGAAGGGGTTCTAGTCTCACAAAAGGGTAAGACTAAGGAAGAAAATTTAGAATACAAGGCCAATGGCAGAGCCCCTTATGCGAATTTACCTGTTGCGGTATTAGTTAATGGCGGTTCAGCGAGTGCGAGTGAGATTGTAGCAGGAGCGTTACAAGACCATAAACGGGCTGTTATCATCGGAGAAAACACCTTTGGTAAAGGAAGCGTGCAAATGCTCTTGCCTGTCAATAAAAATGAAGCGATTAAAATCACTACTGCACGCTATTATTTACCGAGTGGTCGCACCATTCAAGCTACCGGTATTAAGCCTGATATATTGATTTATCCAGGTAAGGTGCCAGAAAATGAAAACAAGTTCAGTCTGAAAGAAGCAGATTTAAAACACCATTTAGAGCAAGAACTCAAAAAACTTGATACTAAAGACCCTACTTCTAAAAATACAGATAAAAATAAGAAAAGCGAAGAGGAAAAAGACATCACCCCCAAAATGGTGGGCAATGATATTCAGTTGAAAGTCGCCATTGATAGCTTAAAGACTTGGTCTATCATAGATGAGAAAGCTCAAAAAAAGAAATAA
- the gap gene encoding type I glyceraldehyde-3-phosphate dehydrogenase, whose amino-acid sequence MPIKIAINGTGRIGLCAIRAASKRKELEIVAINSTAEIETLLHLLRHDSVHGRFEAKLNADRTLSIGHSKNILVLSERDINKLDFSVAQAEVIIECTGKFNSLEASSAHLKNGVKKVVISAPAKNAPTFVYGVNHTNYHNESVISNASCTTNATAPLLKILDEAFHIENALLTTIHSYTNDQNLLDTKHKDIRRARAANLNLIPTSTGVSKAISLVLPHLGPKITGLAIRVPTPNVSLVDLSLTFNKAVTKESIQHAFKEACENEFRGLVGIDEEKLVSSDFISSPLSAIVIDDQVMTIGEKNAKVLAWYDNEMGYSERLIDMAQHAAQN is encoded by the coding sequence ATGCCAATTAAAATCGCTATCAATGGAACAGGACGCATAGGTTTATGTGCAATAAGAGCCGCCAGCAAGAGAAAAGAGTTAGAAATCGTAGCCATTAATTCTACCGCCGAAATAGAAACTCTTTTGCATTTGCTACGCCATGATAGTGTGCATGGGCGTTTTGAAGCCAAGTTGAATGCCGATAGAACCCTAAGTATCGGGCATAGCAAAAATATTTTGGTGCTGAGTGAGCGAGATATAAATAAACTTGATTTTTCCGTAGCTCAAGCTGAAGTTATCATAGAATGCACCGGAAAATTCAATTCTTTAGAAGCTTCAAGCGCACATCTTAAAAACGGCGTGAAAAAAGTTGTCATCTCTGCCCCAGCAAAGAATGCGCCCACCTTTGTCTATGGAGTGAACCACACAAATTATCACAATGAAAGCGTTATTTCTAATGCATCTTGCACGACTAATGCGACCGCCCCTTTACTAAAAATCTTAGATGAAGCTTTTCATATAGAAAACGCTCTTTTAACCACTATCCATAGCTACACTAACGACCAAAATCTCTTAGACACCAAGCACAAGGATATCCGCCGTGCTAGAGCGGCAAATCTTAATCTCATTCCCACAAGCACCGGCGTAAGCAAAGCCATTTCGCTAGTCTTGCCCCATTTAGGCCCTAAGATTACAGGGCTTGCAATTAGGGTGCCTACCCCTAATGTGAGTTTAGTAGATTTGTCGCTAACTTTTAACAAAGCTGTTACTAAAGAAAGCATTCAACACGCATTCAAAGAAGCTTGTGAGAATGAATTTAGGGGGCTTGTAGGTATTGATGAAGAGAAGCTTGTTTCAAGCGATTTTATTTCTTCGCCCTTAAGTGCTATTGTGATTGATGACCAAGTGATGACAATAGGTGAAAAAAATGCTAAAGTGTTAGCATGGTATGACAATGAAATGGGCTATAGCGAGCGCTTAATTGATATGGCACAACATGCCGCACAAAATTAA